The Corvus hawaiiensis isolate bCorHaw1 chromosome 7, bCorHaw1.pri.cur, whole genome shotgun sequence genome contains a region encoding:
- the CD28 gene encoding T-cell-specific surface glycoprotein CD28 yields the protein MLLGILVVLCFIPTADVTENKILVAQHPLLIVANQTATLVCNYKYNGTGKEFRASLHKGTDSSVEVCFISWNTTKISSNSNKEFNCQGDHDKDKVIFNLWNMNANQTDIYFCKIEVMYPPPYVYNEKSNGTVIHVKETPTQIQEPQSAIPLWILATVTGILAFYSMLITAVFINYWQKSKKNMYHQSDYMNMTPRHPPYQKNKGYPSYAPTRDYTAYRSWQP from the exons ATGCTCCTGGGGATCCTCGTGGTGCTCTGCTTCATCCCCACTGCTGATGTAACAG aaaacaagattttaGTGGCTCAGCATCCTTTGCTCATCGTAGCTAACCAAACTGCAACTCTAGTTTGTAACTACAAATACAATGGGACAGGGAAGGAATTTCGAGCTTCGCTACACAAAGGAACGGACAGTTCAGTTGAAGTTTGCTTTATTTCATGGAACACGACCAAAATTAGCAGCAATTCAAATAAAGAATTCAACTGCCAAGGGGATCATGATAAAGACAAAGTCATCTTCAATCTTTGGAACATGAATGCCAACCAAACTGACATCTACTTCTGCAAAATTGAGGTCATGTATCCACCCCCATACGTCTACAATGAGAAGAGCAATGGGACTGTTATTCACGTGAAAG AGACACCCACCCAAATACAAGAGCCTCAGTCGGCAATTCCTTTGTGGATTCTGGCAACAGTGACTGGAATTCTTGCATTCTACAGCATGCTAATAACTGCAGTTTTTATTAACTACTGG CAAAAATCCAAAAAGAATATGTACCATCAGAGTGACTACATGAACATGACTCCCCGGCACCCGCCATACCAGAAGAACAAGGGTTACCCGTCCTATGCGCCAACACGGGACTACACCGCCTATCGGTCCTGGCAGCCCTGA